One part of the Polycyclovorans algicola TG408 genome encodes these proteins:
- the prfB gene encoding peptide chain release factor 2 (programmed frameshift) has protein sequence MELNHLKGGIAALQARFDALRGYLDYDVKQDRLVEVNAELESSEVWNNPDRAQNLGRERARLEGVLEPIRVATLGLADAAELFELASAENDTDALMEIIKDVERFETFAEELEFQRMFSGEMDTANAYLDVQSGSGGTEAQDWAEMLLRMYSRWGERRGFTVELMERSDGEVAGIKSATLFIQGDYAYGWLRSETGVHRLVRKSPFDSGNRRHTSFCGVFVSPEVDDNIDIEINPADLEIGTFRSSGAGGQHVNKTESAIRIKHVPSGIVVACQMERSQHANRDRAMNMLKAKLYEKELQERNSVKQAIEDAKDDIGWGSQIRSYVLDQSRIKDLRTGVEIADTVKVLDGYLDPFVEASLKQGL, from the exons ATGGAACTCAATCATTTAAAAGGCGGTATTGCAGCCCTGCAGGCGCGTTTCGACGCCCTGCGGGGCTATCTT GACTACGACGTCAAGCAGGACCGTCTCGTCGAAGTCAACGCCGAACTGGAAAGTTCGGAAGTGTGGAACAACCCTGATCGCGCCCAGAATCTCGGCCGCGAGCGGGCCCGGCTGGAAGGGGTTCTGGAGCCTATTCGGGTTGCCACCCTGGGTCTGGCCGATGCCGCCGAACTGTTCGAACTCGCCAGCGCCGAGAACGACACCGATGCCTTGATGGAAATCATCAAGGACGTCGAACGCTTCGAAACTTTCGCCGAAGAGTTGGAATTCCAACGCATGTTCAGCGGCGAAATGGACACCGCCAATGCGTATCTGGATGTGCAGTCCGGCTCGGGCGGTACCGAGGCGCAGGACTGGGCCGAAATGCTGCTGCGCATGTACTCGCGCTGGGGCGAGCGACGCGGTTTCACGGTGGAGCTCATGGAGCGCTCCGACGGCGAAGTGGCGGGCATCAAGTCGGCGACCTTGTTCATCCAGGGCGATTACGCCTATGGCTGGTTGCGCTCTGAAACCGGTGTGCACCGGCTGGTGCGCAAGAGTCCGTTCGACTCCGGCAACCGTCGTCACACCAGCTTTTGCGGCGTGTTTGTGAGCCCCGAGGTGGATGACAACATCGACATCGAGATCAACCCGGCCGATCTCGAGATCGGCACCTTTCGCTCCTCCGGAGCCGGCGGTCAGCACGTCAACAAGACCGAGTCGGCGATCCGCATCAAGCACGTGCCCAGCGGCATCGTCGTCGCCTGTCAGATGGAGCGCAGCCAGCATGCCAACCGCGACCGGGCCATGAACATGCTCAAGGCCAAACTCTATGAAAAGGAGTTGCAAGAACGCAACTCGGTCAAGCAGGCCATTGAAGATGCCAAGGACGACATCGGCTGGGGCAGCCAGATTCGCTCCTACGTGCTCGACCAGTCCCGTATCAAGGATCTGCGCACCGGCGTCGAAATTGCCGACACCGTCAAAGTGCTGGATGGTTACCTTGACCCCTTTGTCGAGGCCAGCCTCAAACAAGGCCTGTAA
- a CDS encoding MBL fold metallo-hydrolase — translation MDRPPHHRPQGFCNPHSLDRHGSAGLASFLWEWARNRPAGRPPEVQRPDLSFLRGNRSVATATWLGHASFLVQLDGLNILTDPHLSPRASPLGFAGPERLIAPAIDLPNLPPIDAVLLSHDHYDHLDAPTLRALAESHEPAVIAPLGHATLLAELGCRRVTELDWWACHKRRGVSVTAVPVQHFSGRGLGDRNRRLWAGFVLEADGRKVFFAGDTGYSPDFAEIGRRFGPIDLSLIPIGAYAPRDFMRPVHVDPEEAVKIHQDVGSRLSLAMHWGTFRLTTEPLDEPPQRLRAALAAAHIDDSTFRVVDPGETVYW, via the coding sequence ATGGATCGACCCCCGCACCATCGACCGCAGGGATTCTGTAACCCGCACAGCCTCGACCGTCACGGCAGCGCGGGGTTGGCATCTTTTTTGTGGGAGTGGGCGCGCAACCGGCCGGCGGGACGACCCCCCGAGGTGCAGCGGCCCGACCTGAGTTTTCTGCGCGGCAACCGGTCGGTGGCCACGGCCACCTGGTTGGGGCACGCCAGTTTTCTGGTGCAGCTGGACGGGCTCAATATCCTCACTGACCCGCATCTGTCGCCGCGCGCGTCACCACTGGGGTTTGCCGGTCCCGAGCGCCTCATTGCGCCGGCGATCGACTTGCCCAACCTGCCGCCCATCGACGCGGTCCTGCTGTCACATGACCATTACGACCATCTGGATGCGCCGACATTGCGCGCGCTGGCCGAGTCGCATGAGCCGGCGGTGATTGCACCGCTGGGCCATGCCACGCTGCTCGCTGAGCTGGGCTGTCGCCGGGTCACCGAGCTGGACTGGTGGGCTTGTCACAAGCGTCGCGGCGTCAGTGTCACCGCCGTGCCGGTTCAGCACTTTTCCGGGCGCGGGCTGGGCGACCGTAATCGGCGATTGTGGGCGGGCTTCGTCCTTGAAGCGGACGGGCGCAAGGTGTTCTTCGCGGGTGACACCGGCTATTCCCCCGACTTCGCCGAGATCGGGCGACGCTTCGGACCCATCGACCTGTCGCTGATTCCCATCGGCGCCTACGCGCCGCGAGACTTCATGCGCCCGGTGCACGTCGATCCGGAGGAGGCGGTGAAGATTCACCAGGATGTCGGCAGCCGACTGTCGCTGGCGATGCATTGGGGGACATTTCGCTTGACCACCGAACCGCTGGACGAGCCGCCGCAGCGTCTGCGTGCAGCCCTGGCGGCGGCGCATATTGATGACAGTACGTTTCGGGTTGTTGATCCTGGAGAGACGGTTTACTGGTAG
- the uvrY gene encoding UvrY/SirA/GacA family response regulator transcription factor, which yields MIKIMLVDDHRLVRAGLKRVLLEMADMEVVAEASTGEEALELVRTMPVDIVLLDINMPGIGGLETTRRLKQRLPDVKIIVVSMHLEEPYPSRLLGAGASGYLSKDSAADEVVAAIRRVNTGGHYVAADVAGNLAASLVKGRSDSPFEQLSQRETQVMLMVTKGHSTQDISDRLHLSPKTVSTYRYRLFEKLGVSNDVELTRMAMRYGLLDENEESPH from the coding sequence ATGATCAAAATCATGCTGGTCGATGACCATCGTCTGGTGCGGGCGGGCTTGAAGCGCGTCCTGCTCGAGATGGCCGACATGGAAGTCGTGGCCGAGGCCAGCACCGGCGAAGAAGCCCTGGAGTTGGTTCGCACGATGCCGGTCGACATTGTGCTGCTCGACATCAACATGCCCGGCATCGGCGGCCTGGAAACCACGCGGCGCCTCAAGCAGCGCCTGCCGGACGTGAAGATCATTGTCGTCTCCATGCACCTCGAAGAACCTTACCCCAGCCGCTTGCTGGGTGCAGGCGCCTCGGGCTATCTCAGTAAAGACTCTGCGGCTGATGAAGTGGTGGCGGCCATTCGTCGCGTCAACACGGGCGGTCATTATGTGGCGGCTGACGTGGCCGGCAACCTCGCGGCCAGCTTGGTCAAGGGCCGCTCCGACTCGCCGTTCGAGCAGCTTTCCCAGCGTGAAACCCAGGTCATGCTGATGGTCACCAAAGGGCACTCCACCCAGGATATCTCCGACCGTCTGCACCTCTCGCCAAAGACCGTCAGCACCTATCGCTACCGCCTGTTTGAAAAGCTGGGCGTGTCCAACGATGTTGAACTGACGCGCATGGCGATGCGCTACGGACTGCTCGACGAGAACGAGGAATCGCCGCACTGA
- the uvrC gene encoding excinuclease ABC subunit UvrC, with product MTEAKAPDAPGDFDARGFLQQLTTQPGVYRMLGATGDLLYVGKARNLKKRVSQYFLRASGDPRIESMVSQIRHIDITVTHTEDEALILEATLIKELNPRYNILYRDDKSYPYLRISSHAYPRISYYRGEKRGSDQYFGPFPSAGAVRETLVTLQKLFQLRPCRDSFFAHRDRPCLQHQIKRCSAPCVALIERDEYARDVNDAKRLLGGQADQLAAELAQQMDAAAEALEFERAARVRDQIAALRRVRESRNMTGGAADLDVIAVALHPAHSCVVVMSVRNGMNLGHRSHFPRHPPHAEAEALLESFLGQHYLDLPAPAEILLSDAPQELAWIGDALSQQAGRRIVLNRPQRGAKLRLLQMAQNTANQALSAHLADAASMDTRFLELQQVFGLDTLPRRIECFDISHTGGELAVASCVVFNEKGPAKASYRKFNIEGITPGDDYAAIKQAVMRRFLRVKSGEVQRPDLLLIDGGKGQLSAALEGLEAADCLGVRIAAVAKGPTRRAGMEEIIVPERSLPMRLPPDSPALNLIQRVRDEAHRFAITGHRSRRDKARLTSDLDQIEGLGPARKRALLAAFGGLAAVRRASVDQLAKVDGVSRTLAERIYAASRG from the coding sequence ATGACCGAGGCTAAGGCCCCCGACGCACCGGGTGATTTTGACGCGCGGGGCTTCCTGCAACAGCTGACCACCCAGCCTGGCGTGTACCGCATGCTCGGAGCCACCGGCGATCTGCTCTACGTCGGCAAGGCGCGCAACCTCAAAAAGCGCGTGTCGCAGTATTTCTTGCGGGCCTCGGGTGATCCGCGCATCGAATCGATGGTGTCGCAGATTCGCCACATCGACATCACGGTGACCCACACCGAAGACGAAGCGCTGATTCTCGAAGCGACGCTGATCAAGGAGCTGAACCCCCGCTACAACATTCTTTATCGCGACGACAAGAGCTATCCGTACCTGCGCATCTCGTCGCACGCGTATCCGCGCATCAGCTACTACCGGGGCGAAAAGCGTGGCAGCGACCAGTACTTTGGTCCGTTTCCCAGCGCCGGCGCGGTCCGTGAAACCCTGGTCACGTTGCAGAAGCTTTTTCAGCTTCGGCCCTGTCGTGACAGCTTTTTCGCGCATCGCGACCGGCCCTGTCTGCAGCATCAGATCAAGCGGTGTTCGGCACCGTGCGTGGCGCTGATCGAGCGTGACGAATATGCCCGTGACGTCAATGACGCCAAGCGCTTGTTGGGCGGGCAGGCCGATCAACTTGCCGCCGAGCTGGCACAGCAAATGGACGCCGCCGCCGAAGCGCTGGAGTTCGAGCGCGCCGCCAGGGTGCGTGATCAGATCGCCGCTCTGCGGCGCGTGCGCGAGAGCCGCAACATGACCGGCGGTGCAGCCGACCTCGACGTGATTGCGGTGGCGCTGCACCCCGCACATTCCTGCGTGGTGGTGATGTCGGTTCGCAACGGCATGAACCTGGGGCATCGCAGTCACTTTCCCCGCCACCCACCCCATGCCGAAGCCGAAGCCTTGCTGGAAAGTTTTCTGGGCCAGCATTATCTGGACCTGCCGGCGCCCGCCGAGATTCTGCTCAGCGATGCGCCGCAGGAGCTGGCGTGGATTGGCGACGCGCTGAGTCAGCAAGCCGGACGCCGCATTGTCTTGAATCGCCCGCAGCGCGGCGCGAAGTTGCGCCTGTTGCAGATGGCCCAGAACACCGCCAATCAGGCGTTGTCGGCCCATCTGGCCGATGCCGCCAGCATGGACACCCGTTTCCTCGAACTGCAACAGGTCTTCGGGCTGGACACGCTGCCGCGGCGCATCGAGTGCTTCGACATCTCGCACACCGGCGGCGAGCTGGCGGTGGCGTCGTGCGTGGTCTTCAACGAGAAAGGTCCGGCCAAGGCTTCTTACCGCAAGTTCAACATCGAAGGCATCACCCCCGGCGACGACTATGCGGCGATCAAGCAAGCCGTCATGCGCCGCTTTCTGCGGGTCAAGTCCGGCGAGGTGCAGCGCCCCGACCTGCTGCTGATCGACGGCGGCAAGGGGCAATTGTCAGCGGCACTCGAAGGCCTGGAAGCCGCCGACTGTCTCGGCGTGCGTATTGCGGCGGTGGCCAAGGGGCCGACGCGACGCGCGGGCATGGAAGAAATCATCGTGCCCGAGCGCTCGCTGCCCATGCGCCTGCCGCCGGACTCGCCCGCCCTCAACCTGATTCAGCGGGTACGAGACGAGGCGCACCGGTTTGCCATCACCGGCCATCGGTCGCGGCGTGACAAGGCACGGCTGACCTCCGACCTTGACCAGATTGAAGGCCTGGGGCCGGCCCGCAAACGCGCGTTGCTGGCCGCGTTTGGCGGACTGGCGGCGGTTCGGCGCGCGTCGGTAGACCAGTTGGCCAAAGTGGATGGCGTTTCGCGGACATTGGCAGAGCGCATCTATGCCGCGTCGCGTGGATGA
- a CDS encoding OmpA family protein produces the protein MNNGFKAAFALLGLVALSTATAQSDTGDGQRKPFLEERPYYISPAVSYIIADGDRGTDDGFGATLSFGKKVTSGLTLELVGAFAQLGTDSGTGLADNGDFQLYGLGVGAMVFPVSNLPNLYSRVNLMIGEADSAPGLVADYDTTIFDVGVGYLFPVARKLAIRAEALYRVDSHNEDQAGIQPNDNSDFYDGVFSLGAIYRFGETESDRMAVDTDGDGVPDPVDQCPNTESGVPVDDTGCPVDSDGDGVPDNEDECPETRDGLEVDAQGCPIDSDGDGIRDTEDACPNSPAGAKVLDNGCALFGDCRTPRDGEEVDDNGCALNPGFVLRGVKFEFDSERLTEKAKRILDEVSEVLAAYPDVDVDVEGHTDQLGSDAYNLSLSERRARVVKAYLIDKDIEADRMTPVGYGRSQPVADNSTEEGREENRRVELRPTRR, from the coding sequence ATGAACAACGGCTTCAAGGCAGCCTTCGCGCTGCTGGGTCTGGTCGCCCTATCGACCGCAACCGCGCAATCAGACACGGGTGACGGACAACGTAAGCCGTTTCTTGAAGAGCGGCCCTATTACATCTCGCCGGCCGTGTCTTACATCATCGCCGACGGTGATCGCGGCACCGATGACGGCTTTGGCGCCACGCTGTCATTCGGCAAAAAAGTCACCTCGGGACTGACCCTGGAACTGGTCGGTGCTTTCGCACAACTCGGCACCGACAGCGGCACCGGCCTGGCCGACAACGGCGACTTCCAGCTCTATGGTCTGGGCGTCGGGGCGATGGTGTTCCCGGTCTCCAACCTGCCGAACCTTTACAGCCGCGTGAATCTGATGATCGGCGAAGCCGACAGCGCACCTGGCCTGGTTGCTGACTACGACACCACCATTTTCGACGTCGGCGTCGGCTATCTCTTCCCGGTGGCACGCAAACTCGCGATTCGTGCTGAGGCGCTGTACCGCGTCGACTCGCACAACGAAGATCAGGCGGGCATCCAGCCCAACGACAACAGCGACTTCTACGACGGCGTTTTCAGTCTTGGTGCCATCTACCGTTTTGGCGAAACCGAGTCGGACCGCATGGCCGTCGACACTGACGGCGACGGCGTACCTGACCCCGTCGATCAATGCCCCAACACCGAAAGTGGCGTGCCGGTTGACGACACCGGCTGCCCGGTCGACAGCGACGGTGACGGCGTGCCCGACAACGAGGACGAGTGCCCCGAAACGCGGGACGGCCTCGAAGTGGACGCCCAGGGTTGCCCGATCGACAGCGACGGCGACGGCATTCGCGATACCGAGGACGCGTGCCCCAACTCACCGGCCGGCGCCAAGGTGCTCGACAACGGTTGCGCCCTGTTCGGTGACTGCCGCACGCCACGTGACGGTGAAGAAGTCGACGACAACGGCTGCGCCCTGAACCCTGGATTCGTGCTGCGCGGCGTGAAGTTCGAGTTTGACTCTGAGCGGCTCACCGAGAAGGCCAAGCGCATTCTTGACGAAGTGTCCGAGGTGTTGGCGGCCTATCCGGACGTCGACGTCGACGTCGAGGGTCACACGGACCAGCTCGGCAGCGATGCCTACAACCTCAGCCTGTCAGAGCGCCGCGCGCGGGTGGTCAAGGCCTACCTGATCGACAAAGACATCGAAGCCGATCGCATGACGCCCGTCGGCTACGGGCGTAGCCAGCCGGTTGCTGACAACAGCACGGAAGAAGGTCGTGAAGAGAACCGCCGTGTGGAGCTGCGGCCCACGCGCCGCTGA
- the lysS gene encoding lysine--tRNA ligase, with amino-acid sequence MNDSPEAPQDENHLIATRRDKLAQLRAQGQANGNGYPNSFRRDCLSDHLHGAYGEMDKEALEPIETRFKLAGRLMAKRVMGKASFGQLQDSAGRIQIFFQLNSLGEDVYNIFKTADVGDVIGVSGRIFKTKTGELSIWAESLELLVKNLRPLPEKWSGLTDTEVRYRQRYVDLMVNPEVKETFAKRGKTIRFIRQFLDAIGFEEVETPMLQAIAGGAAARPFVTHHNALDRDLYLRIAPELYLKRLVVGGIERVYEINRNFRNEGLSTRHNPEFTMLEFYQAYADYVDAMDLVETLVRDCAVTVNGTAQFPYQGRDYDLAQPFARWTMREAVARFNPAFSGFDDREALADYARGLGCEVKPGFGVGKLLTEIFEKTVEAKLLDPTFITAYPTEVSPLARRSDADPDVTDRFEFFIGGREVANGFSELNDADDQATRFRAQVAAKEAGDDEAMVFDADYIRALEYGLPPTAGVGIGIDRLVMFLTDAASIRDVLLFPQMKPES; translated from the coding sequence ATGAATGATTCTCCCGAAGCGCCGCAAGACGAGAACCACCTGATCGCCACCCGCCGCGACAAGCTGGCGCAGTTGCGCGCGCAGGGCCAGGCCAATGGCAACGGTTACCCCAACAGCTTTCGCCGTGACTGCCTCAGTGATCATCTGCATGGCGCGTACGGCGAGATGGACAAGGAAGCGCTGGAGCCCATCGAAACACGCTTCAAGCTCGCCGGGCGTCTGATGGCCAAGCGGGTCATGGGCAAGGCCAGCTTTGGCCAGTTGCAGGACAGCGCCGGTCGCATCCAGATTTTCTTTCAGCTCAATTCGCTGGGCGAGGACGTTTACAACATCTTCAAGACCGCCGACGTGGGCGACGTCATCGGTGTCAGCGGGCGCATCTTCAAGACCAAGACCGGCGAGCTGTCGATCTGGGCCGAGTCGCTGGAATTGCTGGTCAAGAACCTGCGCCCGCTGCCGGAAAAATGGTCGGGCCTCACGGACACTGAGGTCCGTTACCGCCAGCGCTACGTTGATCTGATGGTCAATCCCGAGGTCAAGGAAACCTTCGCCAAGCGCGGCAAGACCATTCGCTTCATTCGCCAGTTTCTCGATGCCATCGGCTTTGAAGAAGTCGAAACGCCGATGCTGCAGGCGATTGCCGGCGGCGCCGCGGCGCGCCCCTTCGTGACCCATCACAACGCGCTTGACCGTGACCTTTATCTGCGCATCGCCCCCGAGTTGTATCTGAAGCGCCTGGTGGTCGGCGGCATCGAGCGCGTTTACGAGATCAATCGCAATTTCCGCAATGAAGGCTTGTCGACCCGGCACAACCCCGAATTCACCATGCTGGAGTTCTACCAGGCCTACGCCGACTACGTCGATGCGATGGATTTGGTCGAGACCCTGGTGCGCGACTGTGCGGTGACGGTCAACGGCACCGCGCAGTTTCCGTATCAGGGCCGCGACTACGATTTGGCGCAGCCCTTCGCCCGCTGGACCATGCGCGAGGCGGTAGCGCGATTCAATCCAGCGTTCAGCGGCTTTGATGACCGAGAGGCGCTCGCCGACTACGCCAGGGGTCTGGGTTGCGAGGTCAAACCGGGTTTCGGGGTGGGCAAATTACTGACCGAGATTTTCGAGAAGACTGTCGAGGCCAAGCTGCTCGACCCGACCTTCATCACCGCCTATCCCACGGAAGTCTCACCGTTGGCACGGCGCAGCGATGCCGATCCCGACGTGACGGATCGTTTCGAATTTTTCATCGGCGGTCGGGAAGTGGCCAACGGCTTTTCGGAGCTCAACGACGCCGACGATCAGGCCACGCGCTTCCGCGCCCAGGTCGCCGCCAAAGAGGCCGGTGACGACGAAGCCATGGTCTTTGATGCCGACTACATTCGGGCACTGGAATACGGTCTGCCTCCCACCGCCGGGGTGGGGATTGGCATCGATCGACTGGTGATGTTCCTCACCGACGCCGCCAGTATTCGCGACGTGCTGCTTTTCCCACAGATGAAGCCGGAAAGCTGA
- the cysS gene encoding cysteine--tRNA ligase: MSVRMQLYNTLTGSKAPFTPQDAARVTVYVCGPTVYSYAHIGNARPAVVFDVLTRWLRRQYPQVVYVRNITDIDDKINAAAAKEGVDIRVITDRYAAAYHEDLAALGVARPDLEPRVTEHLPQIIDMVQRLIASGHAYAAEGHVLFHTRSYADYGALSRRDEESLQAGARVEIAPYKKDAGDFVLWKPSSAEQPGWDSPWGRGRPGWHIECSAMAEALLGETLDIHGGGHDLVFPHHENEIAQSTCAHGGAPFARYWVHNGFVNVNAEKMSKSIGNVLLVRELLKQGPGEAIRLVLMTAHYRQPLDWTDDVIPEANKKLDRLYGALRTLADVEAARDIALPDAFSAALDDDLNTPQALAVLFELARDANKATALAEKARLKAQLLSAGAALGLLQMTPEQWFAGGEDEALPDGAEALLAQRVTARAAKDWAGSDRLRDELKALGVAVEDSKDGQRWRRT; the protein is encoded by the coding sequence ATGTCCGTACGCATGCAGCTTTACAACACACTGACCGGCAGCAAGGCCCCGTTTACCCCGCAAGACGCGGCGCGCGTCACGGTGTATGTCTGCGGCCCCACGGTGTACAGCTACGCGCACATCGGCAACGCGCGCCCGGCCGTGGTGTTCGACGTGCTGACGCGTTGGCTGCGGCGGCAATATCCACAGGTGGTTTACGTCCGCAACATCACCGACATCGACGACAAGATCAACGCCGCCGCCGCCAAGGAAGGCGTCGACATCCGCGTGATCACCGACCGCTATGCGGCGGCGTATCACGAAGATCTGGCGGCCCTCGGCGTCGCACGGCCCGACCTTGAGCCACGGGTCACCGAGCATCTGCCGCAGATCATCGATATGGTCCAGCGCCTGATCGCCAGCGGCCACGCCTACGCGGCTGAGGGCCATGTGCTGTTTCACACCCGCAGCTACGCCGATTACGGTGCCCTGTCGCGCCGCGATGAAGAAAGTCTGCAGGCCGGTGCGCGCGTCGAGATTGCGCCCTACAAGAAGGATGCCGGCGACTTCGTGCTGTGGAAGCCGTCGAGCGCCGAACAACCCGGCTGGGATTCCCCCTGGGGGCGCGGCCGCCCCGGCTGGCATATCGAGTGCTCGGCCATGGCCGAGGCGCTGCTGGGCGAGACGCTCGACATTCACGGTGGGGGCCACGATCTGGTGTTTCCGCACCACGAAAATGAAATCGCGCAGAGCACCTGCGCCCACGGCGGTGCCCCGTTTGCCCGTTACTGGGTGCACAACGGTTTTGTGAACGTGAACGCCGAGAAGATGAGCAAGTCCATCGGCAACGTGCTGCTGGTGCGCGAGCTGTTGAAGCAGGGGCCGGGCGAAGCCATCCGCCTGGTGCTCATGACGGCGCACTACCGTCAGCCCTTGGACTGGACCGACGACGTGATTCCCGAGGCCAACAAGAAGCTCGACCGACTTTATGGCGCGCTGCGCACGCTGGCGGACGTCGAAGCGGCCCGCGATATAGCGCTTCCCGACGCCTTCAGCGCGGCGCTGGACGATGACCTCAACACCCCGCAGGCGCTGGCGGTGCTGTTCGAGCTCGCACGCGACGCCAACAAAGCCACGGCACTGGCTGAAAAGGCCCGACTCAAGGCCCAACTGCTGAGCGCCGGCGCTGCGCTGGGCCTGCTGCAGATGACGCCCGAACAATGGTTTGCGGGCGGTGAGGACGAAGCCTTGCCCGACGGCGCCGAGGCCCTGCTGGCCCAACGTGTGACGGCACGCGCCGCGAAGGACTGGGCGGGCTCAGATCGCCTGCGTGACGAACTCAAGGCGCTGGGCGTCGCGGTGGAAGACAGCAAGGACGGCCAGCGCTGGCGGCGGACATGA